DNA sequence from the Shewanella piezotolerans WP3 genome:
GAGTTTGCACAAGCGTTGCATGCTCAAGGTGTTGAGCTACTATCTACTGGTGGCACCGCCCGCCTGTTGGCAGATAATGGTGTGCCTGTCATTGAAGTATCGGATTACACTGGTCACCCAGAAATCATGGATGGCCGTGTAAAAACTTTGCACCCTAAAGTGCATGGTGGCATTTTAGCGCGTCGCGGTATTGATGAGCTCGTTATGGAGCAAAACAACATCAATCCAATCGATTTGGTTGCAGTTAACTTGTACCCGTTTGCAGAAACGGTTGCTAAAGAAGGTTGCACCTTAGCGGACGCTGTCGAAAACATCGACATTGGCGGCCCAACTATGGTTCGCTCAACGGCAAAAAACCACAAAGATACCACTATCATCGTTAATGCTAGCGACTATGGCCGCGTGATTGCAGAGATGCAAGCAAATGAAGGTAGCACTACGCTGGAAACGCGTTTCGATCTTGCTATTGCTGCTTTTGAACATACAGCAGCATACGATGGTATGATCGCTAACTACTTTGGCACTAAAGTTCCTGCTCACAGTAAAGATGAGTGTCACGAAGACTCTAAGTTCCCACGCACATACAACACTCAGCTCGTTAAGAAGCAAGACCTACGCTATGGCGAAAACAGCCATCAAACAGCCGCTTTCTATGTTGATACCAACTTAGATGAAGCCTCTGTTGCGACTGCAGTTCAACTGCAAGGCAAGGCACTTTCTTACAACAACATTGCTGATACCGATTCAGCTCTAGAGTGTGTTAAAGAGTTTGACGAGCCAGCATGTGTCATCGTTAAGCACGCTAACCCATGTGGTGTCGCGATTGGTGACAACCTACTTGAAGCTTATAACCGCGCATTCCAAACTGATCCAACGTCAGCCTTTGGTGGCATCATCGCCTTTAACGGCGAATTAGATGCAGCCACTGCTGCAGCCATTGTGGAGCGTCAGTTTGTTGAAGTCATTATTGCACCATCGGTTAGCCAAGCTGCACGCGACGTTGTTGCCGCAAAAGCTAACGTGCGTTTGCTTGAATGTGGCCAATGGGCAAGCAAAACCACTAGCCTCGATTACAAACGCGTAAATGGTGGCTTATTGCTACAAGATCGCGATCAAGGCATGGTGGGTATTGATGATGTGAAAGTCGTTTCTAAGCGTCAGCCTACAGCTAGCGAAATGAAAGATTTAATGTTCTGCTGGAAAGTGGCTAAATTTGTTAAATCAAATGCCATCGTATATGCCAAGAACAGCATGACAATTGGTGTCGGTGCCGGTCAAATGAGCCGCGTATATAGCGCTAAAGTTGCCGGCATTAAAGCGGCTGATGAAGGCCTCGTTGTTCAAGACTCAGTCATGGCATCTGATGCATTCTTCCCATTCCGCGACGGTATTGATGCCGCAGCAGAAGCGGGCATTAGCTGTATCATTCAGCCAGGTGGTTCTATTCGTGACGAAGAGATCATCAACGCTGCAGATGAGCATGGCATGGCAATGGTATTTACCGGCATGCGTCACTTCCGTCATTAATTTATAAAGGCTCTAGTTTCTATATATTGGTATCTAAATATTGGATGCTAGAGTTTCTAAAAATTGATTTTTAACGTTTAGAGCAAGCCATTTTTTCTATGTCAAAGAAAGCACGCACAGCCTATGCCAATACGTGAGCATGCTTGATGCAAAGATAGGAAAAATGGCGCAGCTATAAAAGGTAAAGATATGAAAGTATTAATTATTGGTGGTGGCGGTCGCGAACATGCACTGGCATGGAAAGCGGCGCAATCTGCACAAGTTGAAACGGTATTTGTTGCACCCGGTAATGCCGGCACAACACTAGAGCCAAAGTTGGAAAATGTTGCGATCAATGTTGAAGAGATCTCTGCGTTAGTGGCTTTTGCTTCCGAGCAAAAGGTCGCCATCACCATTGTAGGCCCTGAAGTACCATTGGCACTAGGCGTGGTTGACGCCTTTAATGAAGCAGGTCTGCCAATATTTGGTCCAACTCAAGGCGCGGCGCAGTTAGAGTCTTCAAAAGCGTTTACGAAAGACTTTTTAGCTCGCCACAACATTCCTACTGCTGCTTACTCAAACTTTACAGAGATTGAGCCCGCAAAAGCTTACGTTACTGAAATGACTGCTAGCACTGGTTTTCCTATCGTCATTAAAGCCGACGGCTTAGCGGCAGGTAAGGGCGTAATCATTGCGGCTGACCAAGCAGAAGC
Encoded proteins:
- the purH gene encoding bifunctional phosphoribosylaminoimidazolecarboxamide formyltransferase/IMP cyclohydrolase — its product is MNNARPIRRALLSVSDKTGILEFAQALHAQGVELLSTGGTARLLADNGVPVIEVSDYTGHPEIMDGRVKTLHPKVHGGILARRGIDELVMEQNNINPIDLVAVNLYPFAETVAKEGCTLADAVENIDIGGPTMVRSTAKNHKDTTIIVNASDYGRVIAEMQANEGSTTLETRFDLAIAAFEHTAAYDGMIANYFGTKVPAHSKDECHEDSKFPRTYNTQLVKKQDLRYGENSHQTAAFYVDTNLDEASVATAVQLQGKALSYNNIADTDSALECVKEFDEPACVIVKHANPCGVAIGDNLLEAYNRAFQTDPTSAFGGIIAFNGELDAATAAAIVERQFVEVIIAPSVSQAARDVVAAKANVRLLECGQWASKTTSLDYKRVNGGLLLQDRDQGMVGIDDVKVVSKRQPTASEMKDLMFCWKVAKFVKSNAIVYAKNSMTIGVGAGQMSRVYSAKVAGIKAADEGLVVQDSVMASDAFFPFRDGIDAAAEAGISCIIQPGGSIRDEEIINAADEHGMAMVFTGMRHFRH